A single Numenius arquata chromosome 1, bNumArq3.hap1.1, whole genome shotgun sequence DNA region contains:
- the MMP7 gene encoding matrilysin, with amino-acid sequence MRYLLLCAAILLPESLAFPAQLPLTSWSKLDFENLKTYLDKFFPIFTKTPSLSLEERIKEMQRFFHLNVTGNLTAETEEIMKKARCGLPDITGYKALAENSRWGKTRLTYRIVNYTPDLTPKEVDNAIRRAFMVWSDVTPLQFERVFFGYADIVIGFAYLAHGDGYPFDGRGNVLAHAFGPGDGIGGDAHFDEAERWSKTDKEVNLFLVAAHEFGHSLGLSHSDDPRALMYPIYSYVDPSTFRLSEDDKQRIQNLYGKRSTSS; translated from the exons ATGCGATACCTCCTGCTTTGTGCTGCCATCCTCCTCCCTGAGAGTCTTGCTTTTCCAGCACAACTTCCACTAACATCATGGAGCAAATTAGACTTTGAGAATCTAAAG acaTATCTTGATAAATTCTTTCCAATTTTTACAAAAACACCAAGCCTTAGTTTAGAAGAGAGGattaaagaaatgcagaggtTTTTCCACCTGAATGTAACTGGAAATTTaactgcagaaacagaagaaataatgaaaaaggccAGATGCGGACTCCCTGATATAACAGGTTACAAGGCACTTGCTGAAAATTCAAGATGGGGAAAGACACGTTTGACTTACAG GATTGTCAATTATACACCTGATCTAACCCCAAAGGAAGTGGATAATGCAATTAGAAGGGCTTTCATGGTATGGAGTGATGTGACTCCACTGCAGTTCGAAAGAGTATTCTTTGGATATGCAGACATTGTGATTGGATTTGCATATCTTG cGCATGGTGATGGATATCCTTTCGACGGAAGAGGTAACGTACTAGCTCATGCATTTGGACCTGGAGACGGGATTGGTGGAGATGCTCATTTTGATGAGGCTGAAAGGTGGTCAAAGACAGATAAAG AAGTTAATTTGTTCCTTGTTGCTGCTCATGAATTTGGCCATTCTTTGGGACTTTCTCATTCAGATGACCCTAGAGCTCTGATGTACCCTATCTACTCATATGTGGACCCGTCAACCTTCAGACTTTCAGAGGATGATAAGCAAAGAATTCAGAATTTATACG GGAAAAGGTCAACAAGCTCTTGA